The sequence below is a genomic window from Brooklawnia cerclae.
CCTGTTGGTTCGTCTGGCGTAGCCAGCGGTCGAAGGGCAGCGGACGCGTCGTCGTGGCGGGCGGCATGGTGGCATCCCATTCACGCGTCCAGAAGTAGTTGGACGCCCGCAACGCGTCCCAGATGATCGCCTCGTGCTTGCCGATCGGGCGCAGCACCAGCGCCCCGGCCCGCAGGACCACGGGCCAGGAATGATGCTCGGGCCAGACGACGCCCTCGGGAACCCGGTGAGGTCCGGATCCGGAACTCGGCACGTCAGTCGGCCAGCAACCAGCAGCCGACACGTTCGCCCAACCCCACCGAGGTCGTCGCCTCGGGAAGCACGACGACGGCGTCGGCGGCCACGAGATCGGCCAGACGCGGGTTGTCGGGCCGCCCGATCGGGACGACGACCTTCTCGCCCGACTGCTCCCGCACGGTGCCGAACCGCAGGTCGAACAGGCCGCGCGAGCTGGACAGCTCGCCCCCGACCAGGCAACTCACCTGCTCCCGCTGCACGACCGGGGTGCCCATGAGCTTGCGGACGAGCGGGCGGACGAAGACCTGGTAGTCGGCGTAGGCGGCCACGGGATCGTCCGGGAGCATCACCATGGGGATCTCGTCCTCGCCGATCAACCCGAACCCGATGCGCCCACCCGGCGACATCAGCACGCTCGCCATGTCGGTGGGCCCCATGGTGGACACCACCCGCGGAAGCTGTGCCTGCCCGTCCAGCGCCCCGGTGGCGACCACGATGTCGGCGCGGATCAACTGGTCGCTGATCAGGTCGTGCAGTTCGCGGTCGGTGCCCGTGGCCAGCCCGACGCGCCAGACCTGTGCCCCGTCGGCCTTGGCCGCGGCCGCCAGCAGGTGCGAGTCGACGTCGGCCGGATCGGAATCCGCGTCGGCCAGGCTGAGGACGACGACCCTCGGCCGGGGACGCGCGAGCACCCGGTCGACGCCCGCCATCGCCAACAGGGCGCTGCGGCGGGCATCGAGCCGCTCACCCGAGCGCATGAGGGGAACACCCGCCCTGACCTCCGACCCGGCCCTGCGGACGAAGTCGCCCGGCGCCACCGGCCGTTCGACGGTCAGCACCGTGCCCTCCAGGACCGCCCGGCCGGCGGGGACGACGGCGTCCGCCCCCTCCGGGAGCACCTGGCCACTGCGCACCCGCACGGCCGCGCTCACCTTCGCGACGCGGTCGTCGTCCCGCAGCCGCAACGTGATGGGGCTGCTCGCATCGGCCCCCTCCAGGTCGCTGGACCTCACCGCGTATCCGTCGACCGCCACCAGGTCGTCGATCGGCTGGAACGTGTCGGCCACGATGTCCTCGCACACCGCCGTGCCCCAGGCATCGAGCAGGTACATGCCGAACGCCGGCAGCGGCTGGACCAGCGAGAGCAGGTACTTCTGCTGATCGCCGACCACGCGTCGTCCCGCATGATCGGACGGAGGCGGGGGCGGCAGGACGGGGGCGGGGGCGACCTCGACGGGCTCGACCACCGTGGTCTCCGCGGGGCGACGTTTGAACAGACCCATGCCCCTACGATAAGCGAGTGGCTTCCCCCGACCCTGTTTGCCCGACCGCGCGCCTCGAGATTCGCGAGCGCAGCACACGCGGCCGGGCATCGCGCACCGAGCGACAGCGGCGCGACGACGACCGCGCCCGCGACGTCCTCGCACTGGCGCTGGTCGAGCGGCTGACCTCCGGTCGCAGGGACGCGGCCGTCTCCTGTTACCTGTCGGCCGGCACCGAGCCCGGCACCTCGCTCCTGGTGGACGCGCTCGCCGCGTCGGGGCATCCCGTCCTGGTCCCCAGGCTCGGGCCCCTGCCCGACGGCACCCGGCGTGGTGGACCCGACTGGGCCTGGTACGCCGGACGCGAGGATCTGCGGCCCGGCCTGTTCGGCATCCCCGAGCCCTCCGCGGACGGGCTCGGGCCCGATGCCCTGTCGCAGGCGATCGTCGTCGTGGCCTCGGCGCTACGCGCGGGCACCGACGGCAGCCGGCTGGGCACCGGCGGCGGCTGGTACGACCGGGCGCTCGTCCACGCGGCCGCCGGCACGCCGGTGATCGTCCTGCTCAACGACGACGAGATCGAGTCCGTGCCGCAGGCGCCGCACGACCGGCCGATCGACTGGATCGTCACCCCGACGCGCACCGTCCGCTGCCATCCGCGATTCGGACCCCCCACCGAGGCGGAGTACCATTAGCAATCGGGACTCGAGAGTGCCACCGCCCTCCCCGCGATCACACCGATCACACCAGCGAAAGCAGACCCATGCCCACCTACCAATACCGCTGCCAGACCTGCCACAACGAGCTCGAAGCATTCCAGAAGTTCAGCGACGACCCACTGACCATCTGCCCCGAATGCGGCGGCCCCCTGCGCAAGGTCTTCAACTCGGTGGGCATCGTCTTCAAGGGCTCCGGCTTCTACGCCACCGACTCCCGCAAGTCGTCCACCGCCGCCGATCTGACGGCGAAGACGACGCACTCCTCGGAGTCGGGCGCCTCCTCGTCCTCGACCTCGTCGACCTCCTCGGATTCCTCCGGCTCGGCATCCTCGTCGGGCAAGGACGCCGCCTGAGCCCACGGGAGCCCGGCCCGGCGTCCATCGGGCCTGTGGACAGTGACCGACTCACTCGTCCCGCACCCACAACCAGGGTGTGATCTCCTCCTCTTCTTCCTCGCCTGCATCCGCCGCTCGTCCCGGCCGTTTCGCGCACCTGGCTCGCGCCGTGCGATGGCACCGCCGCGGGCTCGGGATCGCCTCGGCCGTCGTCTGCCTGTTCGCCACTCTCTCGGCGCTCGCGCCGCAACAGCCCGACTCGGTCACCGTCGTGGTCGCGGCGCACGAACTGGCCTC
It includes:
- a CDS encoding 5-formyltetrahydrofolate cyclo-ligase, whose product is MASPDPVCPTARLEIRERSTRGRASRTERQRRDDDRARDVLALALVERLTSGRRDAAVSCYLSAGTEPGTSLLVDALAASGHPVLVPRLGPLPDGTRRGGPDWAWYAGREDLRPGLFGIPEPSADGLGPDALSQAIVVVASALRAGTDGSRLGTGGGWYDRALVHAAAGTPVIVLLNDDEIESVPQAPHDRPIDWIVTPTRTVRCHPRFGPPTEAEYH
- the glp gene encoding gephyrin-like molybdotransferase Glp, which translates into the protein MGLFKRRPAETTVVEPVEVAPAPVLPPPPPSDHAGRRVVGDQQKYLLSLVQPLPAFGMYLLDAWGTAVCEDIVADTFQPIDDLVAVDGYAVRSSDLEGADASSPITLRLRDDDRVAKVSAAVRVRSGQVLPEGADAVVPAGRAVLEGTVLTVERPVAPGDFVRRAGSEVRAGVPLMRSGERLDARRSALLAMAGVDRVLARPRPRVVVLSLADADSDPADVDSHLLAAAAKADGAQVWRVGLATGTDRELHDLISDQLIRADIVVATGALDGQAQLPRVVSTMGPTDMASVLMSPGGRIGFGLIGEDEIPMVMLPDDPVAAYADYQVFVRPLVRKLMGTPVVQREQVSCLVGGELSSSRGLFDLRFGTVREQSGEKVVVPIGRPDNPRLADLVAADAVVVLPEATTSVGLGERVGCWLLAD
- a CDS encoding FmdB family zinc ribbon protein; this translates as MPTYQYRCQTCHNELEAFQKFSDDPLTICPECGGPLRKVFNSVGIVFKGSGFYATDSRKSSTAADLTAKTTHSSESGASSSSTSSTSSDSSGSASSSGKDAA